Part of the Deltaproteobacteria bacterium genome is shown below.
CAAATGCCTTCCTATGGGGTCCCGGCCCTGGATCACCAGAAGCGCACCGATGCGCCGCCCGGCGAGCCTTGCCGCAGTCTGGCAGATGGCCTGGATGGACGAGTCTGCGCCCTGGTTTTCCCTTATGTCGGAAAAGCCCTTCCAGGTGGCTATGCGCTCGAAGAAGCGGCGTATCTCCTCCTGGAAGATCACCACCATCGCCACCACCAGAACGGTGAAAAAACCCTGGAGCACCAGGGCCGTGAGGTACATCTGAAAGGACCGGCTTAAAAGATAGATGATCCCCATGAGCGCTATGCCCATGAGCACGAAGCGGCTGGTGGTGACTGAAAACCACATCCAGATGGCGTAGATGAGAACCGCGATGAACAGGATATCGAACAGGTCCGCCACCCTGAAACTCTGAAACACGCTTGCCACAAGCTCTAACATGTTTTTTTCCGCGTCTGCCGGTTAGCAGGCTGTCGAAAAACGCGATCCGCTGTGTTGTGCATCAAAGCCAATTCCGTCACGTACTTTTAGTACGCTTGACTCATTGGCTTTTCGCACGCCTTGCGGCTCATCGTTTTTCATCAGCCTGCATGACTGGTGTCTTTCAACAGGTTGTTAGGTTCGGGTCCGATAAGTCCCGGAAAAGACGATACCAGATTTTTCCCCGCGAAAAAAGCTCCGTCCGACAAATTTCGTCTTGATGAATGGCAGTGTCAATACTCGATCTTTGACATGGTGGTACCAAATATTATTTTTGTCGGGCCAAGTGGGTCATTTGGAACCAAAACGGGGCAAAGTGGGCGGCACTGGGCGCAAATGAACCACTTTGGGTAATAATGTGCCTGTTCGCACATGTGTAATCTTATCTGTTCGGCCTATAAATGCCAGACAAACTTATAAGCCCGGACGACGGGGGCGAATTTTGCGGTTAAAGTTGAGCCAGAAAATGATTCCGGTTCCTTTCCCAACCATTCGACCTCACTTTTTCCGGTATTTGAAGCAGGCAAGTCCGCCACGGGGCGGAACCGGAACAACCTCTTTGGGATGAACGGCGATGAAACGCGATGAAACAGAATCCTTTGAGCCGGTCATCCTGAAAAACGGGCTCTTGGTCCAGCGCCGGAAGGGGGCGGGAATGGTACAGGAATATGCTCTTTTGGCCGGGCTTTGCGGGATGGGCGTCATGGTGGGGGCCGGGGCCTCATTCACGGGCTTGGGCGGCGGCTTCCTGATGGTCCCGCTCCTTCTGGCCCTGGGCTACTCGCCCCAGGAGGCCGTGGGCACAAGTTTCGTGGCCATTCTGATGATAGCCTGCTCGGCCCTCATGGCCCATTCCAGGGGGGGCGAGGCCGGGATCGACTTCCGGGCGGGCATTCTCCTGGGCCTTGGCGGAATAATAGGCGCACAGTTCGGGGCGCGTTTTCTGGGCGAGGTTTCGGCCTTAAGCTTCAAGAAAATCTTCGCCTGCGTTCTTTTCGCCATTGCAATCTGGATGTTGGGAAAGAAATGACGCCCCTTTAGCCGGAATGGCGGCATGGAAAACCGCTCCGCTCAGGGACGGATCGGGCGTTTCGGCCTCAAAATTTTTACTTATGTAAAATTTTATCAACCTTTGGAGGATGGCCATGAAGAAAGTGCTCATGTCAAGCTCGATGGGACCCTACCAGACAGGTTGGGGCGAGGATATAAACGACCTGTTTGCGGCCCGTCTCACCCGCAACCAGGGGGCCTTCACCCTGAGGAGCTATTTTCCGTCCTTCGCCCTTTTCCTGATAGCGGAAAACATCGACGCCGACACCACAATCCTGGAATGGCCCACCGAAAAGGTTCTGCGCCGGGAGCTTAAGAAGGGATACGATTATTTCGCAATCCAGGTGAAATCCGTCTATCTGGTTCCCATCGCCAAGATGGTTAAAATCGCAAAGGAAGTCGCACCCAAGACCAAGATCGTGCTTGGCGGCTACGGCGTGAACCACGTTTTCAACGTCTACCCCCGGGATACCGGCGGGGCGTCGGCATATTTAAAGGAAAACGCAGATTTCGTGTGCTTCGAGGAGGGCGTGGGCTTTTTCCGCAAGCTTCTGGGCCAGGACGCCAACGCCCCCATAAGCCAGGTGCGCCAGCCGGTTTTCGAGTCCAGCCTTCGGGGCGCGGAATATTTTCTGCGGCTCCCCTTGAGTTCAACCCTGGTGGCCCTTGGTTGCCCCAACGCCTGCGAGTTCTGCAACACCTCGCATTTTTTCAAGTTCAAGAAAATCACGGCCTGCCCGCCGGAAGAGGCCTGCGCGTCCTTAAAAACCGCCACCGCCAGAATGAAGGGGATGCCCGCCCTTTTCAACATGATCTGGGACGAGGATTTCCTCATAGACCGCGACTACGTGCTTCGCTTAGGCGAGCTTCTCCAGAAGGAGAATCTCATCGGCAAGGTGAACATGTTCTGCTTCGGCAGCATAAGGTCCATCTCCCAATACACCGTGGAGGAGCTGGCCAGATGCGGCGTAGGGGTGATCTGGATAGGAGTCGAGTCCAAGTTTTCCGACCAGATAACCGAAAGCCACAACTTTACCAAACGCATAGGCCGGGACGTGAAGGAGGTCTTCGACGAACTCCACAAGTACGGAATTTTGATCATTGGGTCCAACATCATCGGCCTTGATTTCCACAATCACGAAAACATCATAGAGGACCTGGACTTTTTCGTCTCCTTGAAGCCCGACCTGTATCAGGTGTCTCCCCTTCGGCCCTGCCCCGGCACCATGCTTTACGAAAGGCTCACCGAGGACGGGCGCATCCACGAGAACTTCGGGGCCGAGGACACCATGCTCTGGAGCGACAACGGCCTCATCCACCCCACCTTCAAGTACGGCGAAATCCAGAAGTACTTCGACCTCGCCCACAAGAAGCTCATGGAAAACAACGGGCCCACGGTCCTTTCCGTAATGGACGTGATGCTTCAGGGTTACGAGACCATGCGCCACTCGAAAGACCCCTTTCTCCAGGCCAGGGCCGAGCGTTGCCACTATTTCTGCAAGAAGCTCGTGGGCGGGGTGGTTTACGCCTCCAGGGAACTTGCCCCAAGCGCCAAGGTGCGCGAGCGCGCGATTGACGTGGAAGAACGCTATCACCGCCTTATCGGCGGCTACACCCTTCCGGAAAAGGCCATACAGAGGATCGTTTACCAGGTCTTGAAGCCCCAGGAAAACCGCCAGCCCGAGGAAAACCCGGCCCCGGATTACAGCATCACCCGTTACAAGGGCCTTGGGGCCGAACCAAAGGTGGTGGAAAGGCAGCACCCCGTGCGCGACGCCATGGTAAGGGTCTCGGCGGGCGTGCTCCGCAAGGTGCTGGACCTTGAATACAAGAACGTCTTCCCCATAAAACTTAAAGACATCGACGACTTTCCGGTTGAGTTCAAAAGCATGGAAGTCGAGGGCAACCGCATGAGCTACGTGGACGAGGGAGAGGGCGAGGTCCTCCTCATGCTCCACGGCAACCCAACCTGGAGCTTTCTCTACCGCCACTTCATAAAGGACCTCAAAAAAGATTATCGCTGCATAGCCCCGGACCACCTGGGCTACGGCCTTTCGGACAAGCCCGCAGGCGCTGATTACTCCATGGAGGCCCACATCCGCCGCCTTGGAATTTTCGTGGAAAAACTGGGACTTGAGAAAGTTACCCTCATCTGCCAGGACTGGGGCGGCATAATCGGCCTTTCATACGCGGCCCGGAACAAGGAAAAATTTTCGCGCCTCATTCCCATGAACACCACCGGGTTCCTCCCCCGCTCGCCCCTGGAGTTCGCACGCTGCCTGGGGGCCTGGGCCTTCCCGTACCTGTGGAGCTACAAGATTCCGGTGCTGGGCAAGAAAATGGCAATGGACTGGAACGTGTTCCTGGAAGCCGGAATGCGCCTTGGCACCTACAACACCGCCAAAATGATGCACAAAAAGGCCATGCTTGGCTACAAATACCCCTTCCAGCGCGTCGAGGACCGGCTCGCCATAATGAAATCCGTGCGCCAGGTGCCCATGGGGCCGTACACCGGGGCCTGGGGGCTTTTGCGTGACACCGAAAAGAAGCTCGAGGGCTGGGACGTGCGCACCCGCGTCATCTGGGGCATGAAGGACCCCGTGTTCGTGCCCTGGTTCATCGAAAAGTTCGAGGAGCTTCTGCCCAACCATGCCCCAAGCCTCAAGATTCCCACAGCCGGGCATTTTCTCCAGGACGACGAGCCGGACATCATCATCAGGGGAATACGCGAGCTTCTGGCCGAGGAGCGCCTTTTGCCCAAGGCCGCCCTGGCCGAGGCCAGGGCCGGAAAAAAGAAGCGCAACGGCAAGCCGGTTTTTTCAACGGCCCCGGCTGCGGTTTGAGAGTATGATGTTACAGTTTCAATTTTCAATGCGATCAGGGCAGGGAGGGCGCGTTACGCCAAATCCTCCCTCCGCCCGGATAATGGTCGCATAGCAGCCAGTTGAAAAAGGCTGGATACGAAGCCTGGATAAAAACGATGAAGTGCAAGGAGTGCGAAAAGCCAATGAGTAAGCGTACTGAAAGTACGTGACGGAATTGGCTTTGAAGCACGACAAAGCAATTCGCGTTTTTAGACAGGCTGATAGGGATAAAGAGAGGTTGCCATGACCCACACATACCCATTTTCGGCCTTCGTGGGCCAGGAGATGATGCTTACCGGGCTTCTCCTTAACGCCATCAACCCCCTTATCGGCGGAATGCTGATAAGGGGCGAGAAGGGCACCGGGAAAAGCACGGTGGTCCGGGCCCTTGGCCTCCTTCTGCCGGAAATCGACGTGGCCGCCGACTGCCCGTTCAGTTGCGACCCGCACTCCACCGACAAGCTCTGCCCGTCCTGCCGGGAAAAGTCCCTGGCCGGTCCCATTCCCATTCAGCAGCGGCGCACCAAGGTTGTGGAGCTTCCCATAAACGCCACCGAGGATCGCGTGGCCGGGGCGCTGGACATGGAGCACGCCCTCAAAACCGGCCAGAAGCGCTTCGAGCCGGGCCTTCTTGCCGCCGCCAACCGGGGCATCCTCTATGTTGACGAGGTGAACCTTCTGGATGATCACATCGTGGACATACTTTTAGACAGCGCCGCAATGGGCGTCAACGTAATGGAACGCGAGGGAGTGAGCTTCACCCATCCGGCCCGGTTCATACTTGTGGGCACCATGAACCCGGAGGAGGGCGACCTTCGGCCCCAACTCCTGGACCGCTTCGGGCTCTGCGTTTCGGTGAAGGGCATAGAGGATTTGGCGCACCGGGACGAGCTTTTGCGCCGCTTCGAGGCCTTCGAGGCCGACCCGGTGCGTTTCCGCGCCCGCTGGGAAAAGGACGAGATGGCGCTCAAAAAGCGCATCGCAAACGCACGGAAGCTCCTGCCCAAGGTCAAATGCGGCGACGACATAGTTCGGGCCATCACCGATCTTTGCGTGCGCATGGGGGTTGACGGCCACCGGGCGGACCTCGTCATCTTAAAGACCTCCAAGACCCACGCGGCCTTTTGCGGAAGGCGCATGGTGAACATGGACGACGTGGCCAAAGCCGCCAAGTTCGCCCTTTATCACCGCATGAGAAGGCTTCCGTTCGACGAGATTCCGGCTGACATGAATATGGTGGATTCCCTTCTTGCCGGAAACGACTCCCTGTGCCGGAACAAAAAAAAACTTCTGACTCCTGACCCAAACGCGGAAACCGCCGAGCGCAAATACAAGCAGAACCCGCCGGACAAATCCCCCCCCACGGGTGAGGTGAAGCTGAAACCCGGAGCCTACGACAACGCGGGCGAGGTCTACGACCCCACACAATCGGCTGATCCGGGGGCGTCCGAGAAGAAGGCCAGGATACGGACCGACCCAAGGCGCGAAAAGGGGCGCTTGCAGGCCTCCCGCACCAACTGCAAGAGGGGCCGGTACGTCCGGGCCACCACCTGGCAGGACAGCAGCGACATAGCCCTTGATGCAACGCTTCGGGCCGCCGCCCCCTTCATCCGCAGAAGGCCGCCCGGCCCCAACTGCGTGCCCATTCTTCCCGAAGACTACCGCAGCAAAATCCGCACCCACAAGACCGGCAGGCTCTTCGTCTTCGTGGTGGACGCTTCCGGGTCCATGGGCACGAAGCTCATGAGCCAGGCCAAGGCCGCCATCCTCCGGCTCCTGGACCGCGCCTACAAGGACAGGAGCGCGGCGGCCCTGGTGGCCTTCAAGGCCCGTGGTGCGGAGCTTTTGCTTCCGCCAACCAAGAGCGTGGTGCTTGCGGAGCGCAAGCTGAAGGAGCTGCCCACCGGCGGGGCCACGCCCTTGGCCTCCGGCATGGCGCTTGGCCGCAAGGTGGCGGAAAAGTCCCTTCGGGGCGCGGGAGCCTTGTGGCCATCACTGGTATTGGTTACGGACGGCAAGGCCAACGTGGGCATGAATCGCCGGGGAGCGCTTCCCGGAGCGCCCGCCCTGGCCTTTCACGAGGAGGTCTTTTCGCTGGCCCGTTCCATCAAAAAGGACAGGCGCATCAACTCCCTGGTTCTGGACACCGAGGAAAAGCATCCGGGCGTGATGGACATGGCGCGAGAAATCGCCGACCACATGGGCGCGCGCTACGTGTGCCTGGAGCATCTCAGGCCCGAATCCATCATAAACGCCCTTCCCCAATAACCCGCACCTCCCCTCAAGGGTTATCGGGTCAGGAGGACGCCTTCCGTAAAGGGGCGTCCTCTTTTTTTTCGTCCGCTTCCCCGGCGCGCCCATCAATAGTTTTCTTGACAGAAATCCGCCGGATGTATCAGGTAAGGGTTGACTGAAATTTATCAGGAACAGCCCGATCCCCCCGATAAACGACGGAGGCCCCATGAAGCGCAGGATTTTTGCGAAGGAGCATGACCTTTTCAGGAAATCCTTTTATAACTATCTGAAAGACAAAGTGATCCCCAATTACCAGGACTGGGAGGACGCAAGGCTCGTCCCAAGGGAGGCCTGGCTGGCCGCAGGCCGGGAAGGCTTCCTCTGTCCGGCGGTGGGCGAGGAGTACGGCGGGCCCGGCGGGGACTTCCTCTACTCCGCCATAATCACCGAGGAGATAAGCAAAGCCGGGCTCCAGGGGCTTTTCTGGTGGCTTCACTCGGACATCGTGGCCCCCTACATAGAAAAGTTCGCTTCGGCGGACTTGAAGCAAAAATGGCTGCCCCGCTGCGTCACCGGCGAAACCATACTCGCAGTGGCCATGACCGAGCCGGAGGCGGGAAGCGACCTCGCCAGGCTTTCCACCAGCGCGGTGCGGGAGGGCGACAACTACGTGGTGAACGGAAGCAAGATGTTCATATCGAACGGCCAGCTCGCCGACCTCTTCGTGGTGGCCGTGCGCACCGCCGAGACCAAAAGGCCCAGCGACGGCGTGAGCCTTTTACTGATAGAGTCGGACCGCAAAGGCTTCAAGCGCGGCAGGGCCCTCGAAAAGATCGGCCTCCACGCCCAGGACACCTCCGAAATCTTTTTCGACAACGTGAAGGTCCCGGTGGAAAACCTCCTGGGAAACGAGGGCGAGGGCTTCAAGTACCTGATGCAAAAGCTCCAGCAGGAAAGGCTCCTGGTGGCCATAAGCGCTGTCGGCGCGGCCACCGGGGCCTTCGCACTCACCGTGGACTACGTCAAAAAGCGCAGGGCCTTCGGCCAGACAATAGGCCAGTTTCAGAACACCCGGTTCGTGATGGCCGGGCTTGCAACGGAAATACAGGTGGCTCAATCCTTCATAGACGACCTCATCCCCCGGCACATGGCGGGCGATGACGTCACCACCGAGGTGGGCATGGCGAAACTCTTCGCCTCCGAAATGCAGTTCAAAGTGGCCGACAACTGCCTCCAGTTCTTCGGCGGCTACGGTTACATGAAGGAGTTTCCCATCTCCCGGCACTTCGTGGACGCCCGCGTCCAGCGCATTTACGGCGGGGCCAACGAGATCATGAAGGAGCTTATCGCACGCAAATTAAGGATGTAATAAGACCGTATAAAAACGCGAACTGCTGTGTCAGGCATCAAAGCCAATTCCGCCACGTACCTTTGGTACGCTTGCTCATTGGCTTTTCGCCTTCCTTGCATTTCATCGTTTTTCTCCGGTCTTCGTGTCCGGCCTTTTTTGACGGACTGTAAAGGCTCTCATCATGAACAGGCTGCAACACCGGTTTAGGGGGGCGAGATGAAAGGGAAAGCGTATGAATTGCTGGAAAATCATAAGCTCGTCCTGGATGCCTTCGGCTTCTGGCCGTCATTTCACGACGCGGAAGTGTGTTGGCTGAGACTCGACAGAATGAAGGAAGGCGTGGGTGTTCATGGCGGCCCGGCCCTCGAGTTTGAACTTCATTTCTGGGAAACCACCGGAGAAGTGGATGAGGACGGATATTTTAGGCTCGTAAATCACAATCTGGTTCATTTCAGGTTTGAGGATGTCCGCGCCGTGGAACTTCTGGGCTTTAACCATCAGAACGCGATCTTTGAACTGAAAATCTCGGCGGAGCCTCAAAATGAAGAGGGAGTGACGCCTCTTAAAGTGGTTTTTGAGTCCTGCTACGGCTTGGGCGGGGAATTCAAGGCCTGTCGGGGAAGGGTCATGGCTGTCACTCCCTGCAATGAAAATGGAAATGATATCGGCAAAACCGCAGCGCCTCGCACTCCTTTGCCCCGGAGGCTGGTGGCCAGGCCATGCGGCGATCCGACGGAGAAATGAGATTCCCCTTTAAAGGCTGCGCTTTTCTTTTATCCTTGAGCCTTTCCCGTAACACGGGTTAAGATGGCGAAAACGGGAAAGGGCTGCGGCCATGGGGGTCTCAAGAAAAAAAAAGGGGGCAGGGGAGGAGCGCCCCTGGCGGGAGGGCTTCCGCTGGTGCGAGAAGCAGGGCCGGTACGTGGCCGTGAAGGTCTGCGAAAACCAGGCCAGGCGCGAAAAGCGCTGCCGGCTGTGCTATGGCGCTTATCTGCAGATTCCGCTCCCCTTTCCCGGAATAAAGGCGAATTAGCCCGTGGACACCATGACGCAGGGCCTTTTGGGGGCCGTGGCCGCCGCCTCGCTTGCGAAAAAGGGCGAAACGGCAAGGGCCGTGGTGGCGGGAGGCGTGGCCGGAGCCCTGGCGGACAGCGACGTTTTCTGGGCCGGGCTCGATCCTGGGGTGACCGGGCTTCTGCTCCACAGGCATTTCACCCACGCCCTGGCCTTCATCCCTTTAGGCGCGCTCGCGGCGCTCATCCTTTCAAAAATTTTCGTGCGAAGGCTCGCTTTCAAGCGGCTTTTTCTCTTTTGCCTCGCCGCCTACGCAACCCACGCCATACTCGACTGCTGCACAAGCTACGGCACCCCGTATTTCATGCCTTTTACCGACAGGCGCATAGCCTGGGACTTCGTATCCATAATCGACCCCCTGGTCTCCGGGCCGCTTTTTCTGCTGATGGCGGGCGCGTTTTTCCTGGACCGGCGAAGGCTGGCCGCCGCCGGTCTCGTCTGGTGCGTCCTCTACATCGGCGTTCTGGGGGTTTCCGCCCATCACCTCGCCATGACCGAGGCCCGCGCAAGGGCCTCCGCCCGTGGGGACAGGGTGGAGCGCATCCGGGTCCTTCCCTCCCTGGGAAACCTCCTCCTGTGGCGGAGCATCTGCGAGACGGGCGGGGAAATCCAGATAGACGCCGTGCGCCTCACCTTTTCCGGCCCCAACCGCTTTTATCCCGGCCCGCGCGTAAAGGGCTTCGATCCGGCCCGCGACCTTCCGAACATTCCCAAGGACTCGCCCCTGGCCCGCGACCTTTTGCGGTTCGATCACTTTGCGGACGGCTGGCTGGCCCGCGACCCCCAAGACCCCGATTTTGTGGCGGACATGCGCTACGCGGCGATCCCCAACT
Proteins encoded:
- a CDS encoding alpha/beta fold hydrolase, with translation MKKVLMSSSMGPYQTGWGEDINDLFAARLTRNQGAFTLRSYFPSFALFLIAENIDADTTILEWPTEKVLRRELKKGYDYFAIQVKSVYLVPIAKMVKIAKEVAPKTKIVLGGYGVNHVFNVYPRDTGGASAYLKENADFVCFEEGVGFFRKLLGQDANAPISQVRQPVFESSLRGAEYFLRLPLSSTLVALGCPNACEFCNTSHFFKFKKITACPPEEACASLKTATARMKGMPALFNMIWDEDFLIDRDYVLRLGELLQKENLIGKVNMFCFGSIRSISQYTVEELARCGVGVIWIGVESKFSDQITESHNFTKRIGRDVKEVFDELHKYGILIIGSNIIGLDFHNHENIIEDLDFFVSLKPDLYQVSPLRPCPGTMLYERLTEDGRIHENFGAEDTMLWSDNGLIHPTFKYGEIQKYFDLAHKKLMENNGPTVLSVMDVMLQGYETMRHSKDPFLQARAERCHYFCKKLVGGVVYASRELAPSAKVRERAIDVEERYHRLIGGYTLPEKAIQRIVYQVLKPQENRQPEENPAPDYSITRYKGLGAEPKVVERQHPVRDAMVRVSAGVLRKVLDLEYKNVFPIKLKDIDDFPVEFKSMEVEGNRMSYVDEGEGEVLLMLHGNPTWSFLYRHFIKDLKKDYRCIAPDHLGYGLSDKPAGADYSMEAHIRRLGIFVEKLGLEKVTLICQDWGGIIGLSYAARNKEKFSRLIPMNTTGFLPRSPLEFARCLGAWAFPYLWSYKIPVLGKKMAMDWNVFLEAGMRLGTYNTAKMMHKKAMLGYKYPFQRVEDRLAIMKSVRQVPMGPYTGAWGLLRDTEKKLEGWDVRTRVIWGMKDPVFVPWFIEKFEELLPNHAPSLKIPTAGHFLQDDEPDIIIRGIRELLAEERLLPKAALAEARAGKKKRNGKPVFSTAPAAV
- a CDS encoding metal-dependent hydrolase; the protein is MDTMTQGLLGAVAAASLAKKGETARAVVAGGVAGALADSDVFWAGLDPGVTGLLLHRHFTHALAFIPLGALAALILSKIFVRRLAFKRLFLFCLAAYATHAILDCCTSYGTPYFMPFTDRRIAWDFVSIIDPLVSGPLFLLMAGAFFLDRRRLAAAGLVWCVLYIGVLGVSAHHLAMTEARARASARGDRVERIRVLPSLGNLLLWRSICETGGEIQIDAVRLTFSGPNRFYPGPRVKGFDPARDLPNIPKDSPLARDLLRFDHFADGWLARDPQDPDFVADMRYAAIPNSSEALWGVRLGPPGATPVVEHRRDIRKRLFSEFWDMLWGG
- a CDS encoding magnesium chelatase subunit D family protein encodes the protein MTHTYPFSAFVGQEMMLTGLLLNAINPLIGGMLIRGEKGTGKSTVVRALGLLLPEIDVAADCPFSCDPHSTDKLCPSCREKSLAGPIPIQQRRTKVVELPINATEDRVAGALDMEHALKTGQKRFEPGLLAAANRGILYVDEVNLLDDHIVDILLDSAAMGVNVMEREGVSFTHPARFILVGTMNPEEGDLRPQLLDRFGLCVSVKGIEDLAHRDELLRRFEAFEADPVRFRARWEKDEMALKKRIANARKLLPKVKCGDDIVRAITDLCVRMGVDGHRADLVILKTSKTHAAFCGRRMVNMDDVAKAAKFALYHRMRRLPFDEIPADMNMVDSLLAGNDSLCRNKKKLLTPDPNAETAERKYKQNPPDKSPPTGEVKLKPGAYDNAGEVYDPTQSADPGASEKKARIRTDPRREKGRLQASRTNCKRGRYVRATTWQDSSDIALDATLRAAAPFIRRRPPGPNCVPILPEDYRSKIRTHKTGRLFVFVVDASGSMGTKLMSQAKAAILRLLDRAYKDRSAAALVAFKARGAELLLPPTKSVVLAERKLKELPTGGATPLASGMALGRKVAEKSLRGAGALWPSLVLVTDGKANVGMNRRGALPGAPALAFHEEVFSLARSIKKDRRINSLVLDTEEKHPGVMDMAREIADHMGARYVCLEHLRPESIINALPQ
- a CDS encoding acyl-CoA dehydrogenase family protein, which gives rise to MKRRIFAKEHDLFRKSFYNYLKDKVIPNYQDWEDARLVPREAWLAAGREGFLCPAVGEEYGGPGGDFLYSAIITEEISKAGLQGLFWWLHSDIVAPYIEKFASADLKQKWLPRCVTGETILAVAMTEPEAGSDLARLSTSAVREGDNYVVNGSKMFISNGQLADLFVVAVRTAETKRPSDGVSLLLIESDRKGFKRGRALEKIGLHAQDTSEIFFDNVKVPVENLLGNEGEGFKYLMQKLQQERLLVAISAVGAATGAFALTVDYVKKRRAFGQTIGQFQNTRFVMAGLATEIQVAQSFIDDLIPRHMAGDDVTTEVGMAKLFASEMQFKVADNCLQFFGGYGYMKEFPISRHFVDARVQRIYGGANEIMKELIARKLRM
- a CDS encoding sulfite exporter TauE/SafE family protein — its product is MVQEYALLAGLCGMGVMVGAGASFTGLGGGFLMVPLLLALGYSPQEAVGTSFVAILMIACSALMAHSRGGEAGIDFRAGILLGLGGIIGAQFGARFLGEVSALSFKKIFACVLFAIAIWMLGKK